One Desulfatitalea tepidiphila genomic region harbors:
- the era gene encoding GTPase Era codes for MNPTTSPDSYDNFKSGFVAIVGAPNAGKSTLLNRMLGQKIAITSKKPQTTRNRILGVLDRPQAQLIFLDTPGIHRAEKLLNVRIVDVALAALADADVALVMLDVATPNSDAEAYLIEKLGTVATPTVLALNKIDLIAKPELLAVIDHWSKSHAFQAIVPISAEKGDQVDALIDTLVRLMPAGPPFYPPGSLTDMSERFIAAEMIREKAFRLTGEEVPYAVAVTIDAFKEEKNGRLIAIDATLHVERDSQKGILIGKGGRKLKEIGEAARKEIERMVGAQVFLKLFVRVQKNWSRDAKALERFGY; via the coding sequence ATGAACCCAACCACCTCCCCAGATAGTTACGACAACTTCAAGTCCGGCTTTGTGGCCATTGTCGGTGCGCCCAATGCCGGCAAATCGACTCTGCTCAATCGCATGCTCGGGCAGAAAATCGCCATCACCAGCAAAAAGCCGCAAACCACCCGCAATCGTATCCTGGGGGTCCTGGATCGACCCCAGGCCCAGCTGATCTTTCTCGACACCCCGGGCATCCACCGGGCCGAAAAACTGCTCAATGTGCGCATCGTGGACGTGGCCCTGGCTGCCCTGGCGGACGCCGATGTGGCGCTGGTCATGCTGGATGTCGCCACGCCCAACAGCGACGCCGAAGCCTATCTCATCGAAAAACTCGGCACAGTGGCCACGCCCACCGTGCTGGCCCTGAACAAAATCGATCTGATCGCCAAACCCGAACTGCTCGCCGTGATCGACCATTGGTCGAAGAGCCATGCCTTTCAGGCCATCGTTCCCATCTCGGCCGAAAAGGGCGACCAGGTGGACGCGTTGATCGACACCCTCGTCCGGTTGATGCCCGCCGGTCCACCGTTCTATCCACCCGGCAGTCTGACCGACATGTCCGAACGCTTCATCGCCGCGGAGATGATCCGGGAAAAGGCCTTCCGCCTGACCGGCGAAGAGGTCCCCTATGCCGTGGCCGTCACCATCGATGCCTTCAAGGAGGAAAAAAACGGACGGCTGATCGCCATCGATGCGACCCTGCATGTGGAGCGCGATTCCCAGAAAGGCATCCTGATCGGCAAGGGCGGACGCAAACTCAAGGAGATCGGCGAGGCGGCGCGCAAGGAGATCGAACGCATGGTGGGCGCCCAGGTCTTCTTGAAACTGTTCGTCCGGGTGCAGAAAAACTGGA
- the yihA gene encoding ribosome biogenesis GTP-binding protein YihA/YsxC: MIIKSAEFVTSAVKPEQYPPPDHPEIAFAGRSNVGKSSLINRLIQRKRLVKTSSTPGRTQLINFFIINADLLLVDLPGYGYAKVPEAVKKKWGPMVETYLSQRDNLEAVVVLMDLRRTPGVEEHHLFDWLRHYRITAIPVLTKSDKLSKTQQKKQRDAAARTLDLPSDQLTLFSAKTGLGREDLWRRIEASLQEKP, from the coding sequence ATGATCATCAAATCTGCCGAATTTGTCACCAGTGCGGTCAAGCCCGAACAGTATCCGCCTCCCGACCACCCCGAAATCGCCTTCGCGGGGCGATCCAACGTGGGCAAATCCTCACTGATCAATCGATTGATCCAGCGCAAGCGTCTCGTCAAGACCTCTTCTACGCCCGGACGCACCCAGCTGATCAATTTTTTCATCATCAACGCCGATTTGTTGCTGGTGGATCTGCCCGGGTACGGCTACGCCAAGGTGCCCGAGGCCGTGAAGAAGAAGTGGGGCCCCATGGTTGAAACCTACCTGTCGCAGCGGGACAACCTGGAAGCCGTCGTCGTGCTCATGGACCTGCGCCGCACGCCGGGTGTGGAGGAACACCACCTTTTCGACTGGCTGCGCCATTACAGGATCACGGCCATACCGGTGTTGACCAAGAGCGACAAGCTATCGAAAACCCAGCAGAAAAAACAACGCGACGCGGCGGCCCGCACACTGGATCTACCCAGCGACCAACTGACCCTCTTTTCGGCCAAAACCGGCCTGGGCCGGGAGGATCTCTGGCGCCGCATCGAAGCGTCCCTTCAGGAAAAGCCATGA
- a CDS encoding DMT family transporter, which translates to MAQRRAAAWMPYLLLTLTVLFWSGNFVLGRGIRELIPPVSLNFWRWAGAFAVLLPFTWSRTIRQWPLVRRHWPLLALMSIPSITIFNAFIYRALQSATTTNTVLLNAMVPIFIALAAWLFFRVRMARRQVFGVLISMGGLVFLITRGDWRVIQNLAFSSGDLWTLGAGVSWAIYSVMLRLRPMQMDPLVFLTALMAFGLLFLLPFYIWELWVEGGFALSAPSLAAIAYVCVFPSVLAYIFWNRGVDMIGANRAGVFFHLMPVFSIVMAAAFLGERLQLHHLLGMIMIFSGIALTAWPVRRQPPSR; encoded by the coding sequence ATGGCGCAACGCAGAGCCGCGGCCTGGATGCCCTACCTGCTGTTGACCCTGACCGTGCTGTTCTGGTCGGGCAACTTCGTGCTCGGCAGGGGGATCCGCGAATTGATCCCGCCGGTCAGTCTCAATTTCTGGCGCTGGGCCGGCGCTTTTGCCGTGCTGCTGCCGTTCACGTGGTCTCGGACGATCCGGCAGTGGCCCCTGGTCCGACGCCATTGGCCCTTGCTGGCGCTGATGAGCATTCCTTCGATCACCATTTTCAACGCTTTCATATACCGGGCCCTGCAATCGGCCACCACCACCAACACGGTGCTGCTCAATGCCATGGTCCCCATCTTCATCGCCCTGGCCGCATGGCTCTTTTTCCGTGTGCGCATGGCGCGCCGGCAGGTCTTCGGGGTGTTGATATCCATGGGCGGGCTGGTTTTTCTGATCACCCGGGGCGACTGGCGCGTCATACAGAACCTGGCCTTTTCCAGTGGAGATTTGTGGACCCTGGGTGCCGGTGTGTCGTGGGCCATCTATTCGGTCATGCTGCGGCTGAGGCCCATGCAGATGGATCCCCTGGTGTTCTTGACCGCCCTGATGGCCTTCGGGCTTCTCTTCCTGCTACCTTTTTATATCTGGGAGCTATGGGTGGAGGGCGGATTTGCCCTCTCAGCCCCCAGCCTGGCCGCCATCGCCTATGTCTGCGTCTTTCCATCGGTGCTGGCTTACATTTTCTGGAATCGCGGGGTGGACATGATCGGCGCCAATCGGGCCGGGGTGTTTTTCCATCTCATGCCGGTCTTTTCGATCGTCATGGCGGCCGCATTTCTGGGCGAACGGCTCCAGTTGCATCACCTGCTCGGAATGATAATGATATTCAGCGGCATCGCCCTGACCGCCTGGCCGGTCCGCCGGCAGCCGCCATCGCGTTAG